The stretch of DNA GAGTACGGCGACGCGGGCGCGGCCATGGCCCGACTCAGCCCCGAGATGCGCGCGGTCGTGCAGGCGACCGTGCTCGACGGGCTGACGACCCGGGAGGCCAGCCAGCTGCTCGGTGTCCCGCGGGCGACCGTCAAGACCCGCCTGCTGCGCGCGAAGGCGCTGCTGCGCCGCGACCTGGTGGAGGGATCCGCATGAGCGAGGGAACCGCCCGCCGCACCTGGCACGTCGACGACGATGCGCTGCGCGACTGGGTCGACGGGGTCGCCGGCCCGCTGGTGAGTGCGTCGGTCGAGCAGCACGTGCAGCGCTGCGCCCGATGCCGGCACTCTGTCTCGACCTTGCTGCCCCAGGAGCTGCACAGCCCGTTCGACCGCGTGCTGGCCGCCGTCGAGGTGCCGGCGGCCAGCCCCCTCGAGCGGCTGCTCGTGCGGCTCCGGCTGACTCGCTCGGACGCTCGGGTGGTGGCGGCGGCGCCGGCCCTGCGCGCTCCCTGGATCGCCTCGATGGTCGGCGTGGTCGCCTTCGTCGCCCTCGCGGCCCTCCTGGCCGACGTCGGCGGGCTCTACCTCTTCCTCATGGTCGCCCCGCTGGTGCCGGTCGCCGGGGTCGTCGCGGCCTACGGCCCGAGCTCGGACCCGATGTACGAGGTCGTCCTGGTCGCGCCCTACGCCACCGTGCGGATCGTGCTGCTGCGCGCCGCGCTGGTCCTGGCCACCTCGGTCCCGCTGGTGGTGGTGGCCGGACTGCCGCTGCCGGGCGACGCCTTCGTCGCCATCGCCTGGCTGCTGCCGGCGGCAGGGTTCATCGCCGTCGTGCTGACGGCCAGCACCTGGGTCGACCCCCTCCACGCCGGCACGACCCTGGCCGTCGGCTGGGTGGTCGCCGTCATGCTCGCCATCCGCGGCGGTGACCCGCTCGCGGTGCTCGCGCCGCTCGCCATGGCCGGCTACGCCGGCCTGGTCGTCGTCGCCGGCCTCGTCCTGCTGCACCGTCTGCTCGGCTCCACACCGTCCTGGCGGCTCCGATGAGCCCGCCACCGAACCAAGGACCTGCCATGCCTGAAGCAACCGTCTCCCTGCGCGGAGCGGCGAAGTCCTACCGCGGCACCCCGGCGCTGACCGGCGTCGACTTCGACCTCCAGGTCGGCGTCGTGGGGCTGCTCGGTCCCAACGGAGCCGGCAAGTCGACTCTGCTGCGCGTGCTCGCGACGGTCCTCGGCGTGGACGACGGCAGCGTGCGGATCCTCGGCCGGGACCCGTCGGTCGGCCGGGAGCGCACCGAGATCCGGCGGCGGCTCGGCTACCTGCCGCAGGAGCTCGGGTATCCGCGCGGCTTCACGGCCTACGGCTTCCTCGACTACCTCGCCGTCCTCAAGGAGTGGGACGACCCGGACCGGCGGCGGGCCGAGGTCCGGAGGGTCCTCGAGCAGGTCGGTCTCGGCGACCAGTCCGGCCGGCGGATCCGTGCCCTGTCCGGGGGCCAGAAGCGGCGGGTCGGCCTCGCCCAGGCGCTGCTCGGCTCGCCGGACCTGCTGATCCTCGACGAGCCCACGACCGGGCTCGACCCGGAGCAGCGGGTCTCGTTGCGCACCGTCCTCGCGGAGGTCGGCCGGACCTCCACCGTGCTCGTCGCCACCCACCAGACGGAAGACGTCGCCGCTCTGTGCGAGCGTGTCGTGGTCCTCGACGACGGTGCTGTGCGGTTCGACGGATCGGTCCGCGATCTCGTGCAGGCCGCGGCGGGACGCGTGTGGCTGTCCGACGCCCCTGACCCCGCCGCTCGTACGTCGTGGCGCACCGGCAGCGGGCGCTACCGCAACCTCGGGTCGGCGCCGGCCGGGGCGGAGATCGCCGAGCCCTCCTTGGAGGACGCCTACCTGCTCCTGCGGGGCGTCAGCGCCGACTCGGATGTGGCGGCATGAGCACCGTCGTGCTCGAGCAGCCACGTCTGGTCCCGTCCCCGGCCGCCTCGGTGCGCCAGCTGGGGGTCATCGAGGCCAAGCGCTACGCCACGCACCCGCTCTTCGTCGTCGGCGCCCTGATGTGCGCCGGCCTGAGCATCGGGCTGCCCGGGCCCGACGAGCTGGACTACGCCGTGATCCCGGCCTTCTTCCTCGGGGTCCTGGGCCTGGTCGTGTCGGCCCGCCTGACCCGGTCCACCGACACCTCGGCACCGGTGCTGGACGCCGCACCGGTGCCCATCACGCGTCGCACCGCCGCGCTGTGCCTGGCCTGCGCCGTCCCTGCCGTCGCGGCACTGCTGATCGCGCTGCTGCACCGCGCGACGCTGCTCGCCGACCCGATCGCGGACTTCCGCTACGGGACCTTCGGCGGCCTCGACCGCCAGGTGCTCACCTTGGTGCTCCCGGTGGTCTACGCCGCCGGCGGACCTCTGCTCGGCGTGGTCGTGGGTCGGTGGCTGCGTTTCCCGGGCGCACCGCTGCTGACGGTCGTAGCGCTGCTCGCCTGGAGCGCCACGCTGGCCTACCTGCCGCAGAGCGGGTCGAGCTCGTCCGCGCTCCTGCGGCTGCTGCACGTGAGCGCGCCGTACACCGCCTTCGCGTTCTCCGACGGGGACAACGTGCACCCGATCACGGTCGTGACGACGATGCCTGGGGCACCCCTGTGGTTCGCCGTCTGGGCGGTCGCGCTGTGCGGCCTCGCGGTCTGCGCCGCGCTCTGGCGCGGGGCGTCGGCAACCGTGCGCACCTCGGTCGCCCGCGCGGGTCTGGTTCTCGTCGCCGTGGCTGCCATCGCCCTGGCCCTGGCCGCGACCACCGGCCACGACGTCAACCACGAGACCGACTCCTCGGGTCGGACCACCGTCGTCCGTGGCGATGCCTAGGGCAGCGGTCGGTCGCGGGCTGCGTGTGCTCCGCTCGACCCCGTGGCTCCCGGTCTGCGGGACTTCGGGCCTCGCGACCGCCCTGCTCGTCGGGGCCGCCCTCGCGCCCCACCAGCCGTTCGTCCCCTTCGCGGCCGTGATCGCGGTCGCCGCGTGCGGCGGTGCCGCCGCTTACCTGCTCGACGAGGACACCGCACCCGTCCTCGACGCGACGCCCACCTCCCGCGGCGTGCGGACCTGCTGGCGGCTGCTCCCACTCGCCGTGCCCGCCACCGCGTCCCTGGCCGGGCTCGCCGCGCTCGACCGGGCCGACAGCAGCGGCCGCTGGCTGCAGCTCGTGCCGGTCGCGCTGGGCAGCATGGCCGCCGGGACCGGCCTCGCGGCGGCGCTGCGACGTTCGAGCAGCACTCCGGGCGACCTGGCGGCCGCCGTCACCCTCGTCGGCGTGCTCCTGGTCGTCGCGGTGGACCCGCTGCGCCGGTGGGCGCCGGCGGTGCCGCTCGGCGAGGGGCCGGGCGTCGGCCGCAGCATGCTGATGTGGACAGCCGTCGTCGTCGTGTCGGGGTGCGCGGTGGCGCTGTTCTCGCGCGACCCGGTGCACCACTGACGGCTAGCGCCACCGGACCTTCGTGGAGAGCACGGCCAGAGCGGCCGTGCCGGCCGTCGAGGTGCGCAGCACCGTGTCCCCGAAGCGGTACGCCGCGGCGCCCGCTCCGCGGAAGGCAGCCAGCTCGTCGTCGGCCAGCCCGCCCTCCGGCCCGACGACAACGACGACGTCACCCTCCACCGGCAGTTCGACCGCGGCCAGCGGCTGGGTCGCAGACTCGTGCAGCACCCCGCCGAGGGCCGCGGCGGCCAGCAACGCGGTCACCTCCGCCGTCGTGACCAGCCCGGTCACCTCGGGGAACCGGCTGCGCCGCGACTGCTTGGCGGCGGTCCTGGCGGACGTACGCCACTTGGCGAGCGCCTTGTCGCCCCGCGCGTCGCGCCAGCGGGTCACGCACCGGGACGCCGCCCACGGCACGACCACGTCGACGCCGATCTCGGTCAGGGTCTCGACGGCGAGCTCACCGCGGTCACCCTTGGGCAACGCCTGCACGACGACGAAGCGCGGCTGCGGAGCCGGCTCGACGACCACCTCGGCGACCTCGACCTCGACCAGGTCGCGCCCGGCCGACACGACGACGCCCTCGCCACGGCGGCCCGAGCCGTCGGTGAGCACCACCGTCTCGCCGGGGGCGATCCTGGTCACCGTGGCGGCGTGCCGCCCTTCGGCACCGTCGACGACGACCAGGCCCGGGACCAGCCGGCCGGACGGCACAACGAAGAGCGGCGCACTCACCGCGCCATCATCCCTGATCGTGATCCGTGATCGTGACCGCGATCGTCGGCGAGAGCCGGTCAGCGCTCGTTGAAGGCGTCGCGCAGGCGGTTGAAGAATCCCTGGCGGGCGCTGGCCACCTGGCCGACGTCGGGCCCGTCCTCGCCGCGCAGCGAGGCGAGCTTGCGCAGCAGCTCCTCCTGCTCGGCGTCGATGCGGGTCGGTGTCTGCACGTCGACGTGCACGACCAGGTCGCCGCGTCCCTGCCGGCGCAGGTGCGCCACACCCAACGCGGCGAGCGTGACCGCATGGCCGGACTGGGTGCCGGCGCGCACCTCGACCGGCCGCGGCCCGTCGAGCGTCTCCAGGGTCACGGTCGTGCCGAGGGCCGCCGCCGTCATCGGCACCGTGACCGTGCAGTGCAGGTCGTCGCCCTGGCGCTGGAAGGTCGGGTGCGGGCGCTCGACGATCTCGACGAACAGGTCTCCGGCGGGACCGCCGCCAGGGCCGGCCTCACCCTCACCGGCCAGCTGGATCCGGGTGCCGGCGTCGACACCGGGCGGCACCTTGACCGACAGGGTCCTCCGGGTGCGGACCCGGCCGTCGCCGCCGCAGTCCGGGCACGGCTGCGGGATGACCGTGCCGAAGCCCTGGCAGTTGGCGCACGGCCGCGACGTCATCACCTGGCCGAGGAAGCTGCGGGTGACCTGCTGCACCTCGCCGCGACCCTGGCAGATCTCGCAGGTGCGCGGCGACGTGCCGGCGGCCGTGCCGGCGCCCTGGCAGGTGGGGCAGGTCGCCGCCGTGTCGACCTGCAGGTCGCGGGTGGCGCCGAAGGTCGCCTCGGCGAGGTCGACCTCGAGGTGGATGAGGGCGTCCTGGCCGCGGCGCTGCCGAGGCCGCGGGCCCCGCGCGGCACCCGCCCCGGCGCCGAAGAATGCGTCCATGATGTCGGAGAAGCCGAAGCCCGACCCGAAGCCGCCACCGGTGGAGAACGGGTCGCCGCCGAGGTCGTGCAGCTCGCGCTTGCGCGGGTCGGAGAGCACCTCGTAGGCCTTGGTGACCTCCTTGAAGCGCTCCTCCTCGCCGGGGTTGACGTCGGGGTGCAGCTGCCGGGCCAACCGGCGGTAGGCCTTCTTGATGTCCTCGGGAGTGGCGTCGCGGGAGACGCCGAGGACCTCGTAGTAGTCCGCGCTCTGGGCCGCCACTCAGCCGTCCCCCACGATCCTGCCGACGTAGCGAGCCACTGCGCGCACTGCTCCCATCGTTCCGGGGTAGTCCATCCGGGTCGGCCCGAGGACGCCGAGCTTGGCCAGCGCCTCGTTCTCGGAGCCGTAGCCCACGCTGACCACCGACGTCGCGGCCAGCGCCTCGTGCGGGTTCTCGTGCCCGATGCGCACCGTCAGCGCCGACAGGTCGCTGGCCTCGCCCAGCAGCCGCAGCAGCACCATCTGCTCCTCGAGCGCCTCGAGCACCGGTCGGATCGTCAGCGGGAAGTCGGGCCCGAAGCGGGCCAGGTTGGCGGTGCCGCCGAGCACGATGCGGTCCTCGTGCTGCTCCACCAGGCTCTCGAGCAGCGCCGACAGCACGGCCTGCACGGCCGGGCGGTTGTCGGCCGTGAAGCGCTCCGGCAGGTCTGCCAGCCGGCCGGCGGCGTCGGAGAGCCGCTGGCCGACGGTCTCGGCGTTGAGCTGGGCGCGCAGCTCGCCGAGCAGCACGTCGCCCACCTCGACCGGCGTCTCGACCACGCGCTGCTCGACCCGGCCGGTCGTCGTGATCAGGACGACCAGCAGCCGGGAGGTGGCCAGCGGCACAAGCTCGACGTGCCGCACGCTGGAGCGCGACAGCGAGGGGTACTGCACGACGGCAACCTGCTGGGTCAGCTGCGAGAGCAGGCGCACGGTGCGGGTGACGATGTCGTCGAGGTCCATCGCGCCGTCGAGGAACGACTGGATGGCCCGCCGCTCCGCGGTCGAGAGCGGCTTGACCGCCGAGAGCCGGTCGACGAAGAGCCGGTAACCCTTGTCGGTGGGGATGCGCCCGGCACTGGTGTGCGGCTGCGCGATGTAGCCCTCGTCCTCGAGCGCCGCCATGTCGTTGCGGATCGTCGCGGGCGAGACGCCCAGGTTGTGCCGCTCGACCAGGGCCTTGGAGCCCACCGGCTCCTGGGTCGACACGTAGTCCTCGACGATCGCGCGCAGCACGTCGAGCTTGCGGTCCTCGAGCACGCACACCTCCCGCACGTAGGACTGGCCGACCAACGGCCGGGCGTGAGACACGCTGGCACTCACCCGGCCTGAGTGCCAAGTGTACGCCGCCAGGCCGCTCGCCCGCCGCTGCCTAGACTCGCCGGCGTGACGGAGACCACGCCGACGACGACATCGACATCGACACCGACGACATCGCTGACCTTCCCCGCCGGCTTCTCGTGGGGCGCGGCGACGGCCGCCTTCCAGATCGAGGGCGCGACGCATGAGGACGGCCGCACCGACTCGGTGTGGGACACCTTCGCCCGCACGCCCGGCAAGGTGCTCGGCGGCGACACCGGCGACCCCGCCTGCGACCACTACCACCGGATGCCGCAGGACGTCGCGCTGCTCGCCGAGCTGAACCTGGACACCTACCGCTTCTCCACGTCGTGGGCCCGGGTGCGCCCGGACGGCGGCCCGCCCAACCAGAAGGGCCTCGACTTCTACTCGCGGCTGGTCGACGAGCTGCTGGCCAAGGGCATCAGGCCGTGGCTCACGCTCTACCACTGGGACCTGCCCCAGGCGCTCGAGGACCAGGGCGGCTGGACCAGCCGCGACACCGCCTACCGCTTCGCGGACTACGCCCAGACCGTCCACGACGCCCTCGGCGACCGGGTGCCGACCTGGACCACCCTCAACGAGCCCTACTGCGCCGCCCTGCTCGGCTACGCCGGCGGCCAGCACGCCCCGGGGCGCACCGAGCCGCGCGCTGCCGTGGCCGCCGTGCACCACCTGCTGCTGGCACACGGGCTGGGCGTCCAGGTGCTGCGCGACGCCGGCGTCGGTGGCGAGACCGGCAGCGTGGGCATCACGCTCAATCTCCTGCCGGTCTCGCCGGCCGACCACGCGTCGGCGGCCGACGTCGACGTCGCGCGGCGGGTCGACGGGCTGCAGAACCGGATCTGGCTGGACCCTGTCCTGCGCGGCCGCTACCCGGACGACGTGCTCGAGGACCTCGCGCCGTACGGAGTGAGGGAAGTGGTGCAGGACGGCGACCTGGAGACCATCGGCGCACCGATCGACGTGCTCGGCGTCAACTACTACTTCACCTTCACGATGCGTGCGGCCGAGCAGCCGCGGCTGCCGTCGGAGTGGGTCGGCGCGGAGACCGCCACGGACACACCCGAGGGGCTGCCGGTCACCGCGATGGGCTGGGAGGTCGAACCGAGCGGCCTGCGCGACATGCTCCTGCGGCTGCAGGACGAGTACCCCGGCACGCCTCTCGTCGTCACCGAGAACGGCGCCGCGTTCGACGACGAGGTGGCCCCTGACGGCGCGGTCCACGACGAGGACCGGCGGTCCTACCTCGAGGGGCACCTGCGGGCCGCTCACGAGGCGATCGAGGCCGGCGTCGACCTGCGCGGCTACCTCGCCTGGTCGCTGCTGGACAACTTCGAGTGGGCGTTCGGCTACTCCAGGCGCTTCGGCATCGTGCGCGTCGACTACGAGACGCAGGAGCGCACGGTGAAGGACAGCGCCCGCTGGTACGCCGAGGTGGCCCGCCGCAACGGGTTCTAGCGACCCGGCGCGTCCGGTGGCGCGGCCGGTGCCGCACCGACAGGCTGGTGTCGTGGACCGCTACCCGGTTGACGTGCTGGCGCAGCCGCGCCCGGGTCGCCGCGCGCTGTCGCAGGTCGCGGCCGACACCGACCTGGTCGTCGAGGACGCCGAGACCGGCTTCTGCGGCGCGGTCGTGCGGTGGGAGAAGACGCCCGGCGGGCCGACCGTGACCCTCGAGGACCGGCACGGCAGGCACCGGGTCTTCCCGGCCGGGGTGGGCTTCCTCGTCGAAGGCCGGCCGGTCGAGCTGGTCCGTCCCGCGGCGGCTGCGGGCCCGAAGGCTGCGCCGGCGCGACGTACCGCCTCGGGGTCGGTCGCCGCACCGAGCGCGCGGGCCCGCGTGGCGCGCGCCAGCCGCATCTACGTCGAGGGCCGGCACGACGCCGAGCTGGTCGAGAAGGTGTGGGGAGACGACCTGCGGGTCGCGGGCGTCGTCGTCGAGCACCTCGGCGGCGTGGACGACCTGGCCGCCGAGGTCCGCGGCTTCGCCCCCGGCCCGGGCCGACGGCTCGGCGTGCTCGTCGACCACCTGGTCCCGGGCACCAAGGAGTGGCGGATCGCCGAGTCGGTGAGCTCGCCGCACGTCCTGGTGCTGGGCCACCCGTACGTCGACGTCTGGGCGGCGGTGCGCCCCTCGGTCCTCCGGATCGACAGCTGGCCCGACGTGCCCCGCGGGACGCCGTGGAAGGAGGGCGTGTGCGCCGCCCTGGGCTGGCCCTGCGCGACCGCCGCCGACACGGCCGCCGCCTGGCGGCGCATCCTGGGAGCGGTGCGCACCTACGCCGACCTCGAGCCGAGCCTGCTCGGCCGGGTCGAGGAGCTGATCGACTTCGTGACCGGCGCCGTGCCGGTGGACGAGAAGGGATGACCGATGACCCAGCCACCAGAGCCGCCCCCCGAGTCGACGCCCCGACCTCCGGAGCCGACGCCACCGCCTCCTGGGCCACCTCCCGGCGAGGCGCCGTACGGTCAGCCGTCAGCCGGTCAGCCGCCGGCCGGTCAGCCGGGGTGGCAGGGGCAGGGCGCCGGGTTCCCCGAGCACCAGGCGGCCGGACAGGGCCAGCTCAGCCCGGCCGACGAGCGGACGTGGGGCATGCTCGCCCACCTCTCCGCGCTGCTGGCCGCGTTCGTCGCGCTGGCCTTCCTCGGACCGTTGCTCGTCATGCTGATCCAGGGCCCGAAGTCGGAGTTCGTGCGCCGTCAGTCGGTCGAGGCGCTCAACTTCCAGATCACGACCTACATCGCGGCGATCATCAGCGCGATCCTCATCGTGCTGCTGATCGGCCTGATCCTGCTGCCCATCGTCGGCATCGCCTGGCTGGTGCTGACCATCATGGCCGGGCTGGCCGCCAACCGGGGCGAGGACTACCGCTACCCGTTCAACATCCGCCTGGTGAAGTAGCCGATCGGTCGAGCCGCTCCGTCGAGCGCGTGCTCAGTCGACGAGGTCGCGCACCACCGCGTCCGCCAGGAGACGGCCGCGCAGTGTCAACGCTGCGCGGCCGTTCTCGTGCGCGGCCGGGTCGAGGAGGCCCTCGGACACCGCGCGCTCCGCGGCGGCGCGGCCGACGGACGACAGGTCCTCGAGCGGGTGTCCCGCGCGCAGCCGGATGCCGAGCAGCACCCGTTCGACCCGCCGTGAGCCCTCGTCCAGCACCTCGCGGGCGAGCGCCGGGCTCACCGTCTCGGCCAGCCGTGCGGCGTAGGCGGCCGGGTGCCGGACGTTCCACCAGCGGGTGCCGCCGACGTGGCTATGCGCCCCGGGGCCGACACCCCACCAGTCGTGGCCGAGCCAGTAGCCCTCGTTGTGCCGAGCTCTCTGGTCCGGCGTCGTGGACCAGTTGCTGACCTCGTACCACTGCAGGCCGGCGGCGGCGAGCACCTCGTCGGCGAGCAGGTAGCGGTCGGCGAGGTCGTCGTCGTCGGGCGCGGGCACCTCGCCGCGGCGGACCTGCGCCGCGAGCCGGGTGCCCTCCTCGACCACGAGCGCGTACGCACTGAGGTGGTCCGGCCGGCAGTCCAGGGCGGCGGCCAGGCTGGTCCGCCAGTCCTCGAGCGACTCCCCGGGGGTGCCGTAGATGAGGTCCAGGCTCACCCCGTCGAACCCCGCTGCGCGCGCCCAGGCGACGACCCGCGGCACCCGGTCCGGGTCGTGCGTGCGGTCCAGCGTCGCGAGGACGTGCGGCACGGCCGACTGCATGCCGAACGACACCCGGGTGAAGCCGGCCTCGCGCAGTCGCTCGAGGTCGGCCAGGTCGACGCTGTCCGGGTTGGCCTCGGTCGTCACCTCGGCGTCCGGGCGCACCCCCAGCTCGTCGCGGACCGCGCCGAGGAGCCGGGCCAGGTCGCCCGGCGGCAGCAGGGTCGGCGTGCCGCCGCCCAGGAAGACCGTCGCGGCCGCGACGTCCGCGTCGCCGAGCACCCGGCGGGCCAGCCGCACCTCCTCGACGGCCGTCCCGGCGTAGGCGGCCTGCGAGGCCCCGCCGCCCAGCTCGGTCGCGGTGTAGGTGTTGAAGTCGCAGTAGCCGCAGCGGGTGGCGCAGAAGGGCACGTGGACGTACACCCCGAAGGGCCGCGTGCCGAGGCCGGCCAGGGCCGACCCGGGGAGCGCCCCGTCGCGCGGGGCGTCCTCACCCTCGGGCAGCGCGGACGGCACCCGCCCATTCTGCGTCGGTGCCCGGAACCGGCGGGCTCAGCCCCGGGAGTACATCGCGTCGAGAAGGTCGCGGTGCTTGTCCTCCACGACCCGGCGCTTGACCTTGAGGCTCGGCGTGAGCTCGCCGGCCTCGATGGAGAGGTCGTGGTCGAGGATGCGGAAGTCCTTGACCGTCTCCCAGCGGTTGATCTTGGCGTTGACCGCCTCGACCGCGCCGGCCACCTCGGCGTGCACGTCGGGGTGCTGGCTGAGCACGGCGTAGTCGCCGGTAAGGCTGCGGTGGTGGGCCCAGCTGGCCAGCGCGTCAGGGTCGAGCGTGACCAGCGCCGTGCAGTAGTTGCGGCCGTCGCCGTGGACGACGATCTGGCTGGCGAGGGCGCACTCGCCCTTGAAGATGACCTCGATCACCTGCGGTGCGACGTACTTGCCGCCGGAAGTCTTGATCATGTCCTTCTTGCGGTCGGTGATCCGCAGGAAGCGACCGTCCTCGAGCTGGCCGATGTCACCGGTGTGCAGCCAGCCGTCGGCGTCGAGCGCCTCGGCGGTCTGCTCGGGCAGGTTGTGGTAGCCCTGCATGACGCCGGGGCCGCGCAGCAGCACCTCGCCGTCCTCGGCGATGCGGACCTCGGTCTTCGGGAACGGGATCCCAACGGTGCCGAACCGGTAGTCCGCCGGCCGGTTGACGAAGGTGCCGGCGCTGGTCTCGGTGAGGCCGTAGCCCTCGAGGATGAGGATGTCGGCGGCGTGGAAGAACAGCGCGATGTCGCGGGACAGCGCGGCGCTGCCGGACACCAGGAACCGCAGGTTGCCGCCGAAACGGGCGCGCAGCTTGGAGAAGACCAGCTTGTCGGCGACGGCGTGCTTGGCCTTGAGCAGGCCGCCGGGCTCCTTGCCGGCCAGCCGCAGCGCCGATACCTCCTGGCCGACGCCCATCGCCCAGCGGAAGATCTTGAGCTTGACGCCGCCCTCGTCCTCGGCCATGGTCACGACCCGGCCGTACACCTTCTCGAAGATCCGCGGCGCAGCCGCCATGAAGGTCGGCGCGACGACGGCCAGGTTGTCGATGATCTTGTCGACCCGGCCGTCCACCGCGGCCGACGAGCCGGTCGCGAGCTGGGCGGCGAGCAGGACCTTGCCGAAGGA from Actinomycetes bacterium encodes:
- the hrcA gene encoding heat-inducible transcriptional repressor HrcA, with the protein product MLEDRKLDVLRAIVEDYVSTQEPVGSKALVERHNLGVSPATIRNDMAALEDEGYIAQPHTSAGRIPTDKGYRLFVDRLSAVKPLSTAERRAIQSFLDGAMDLDDIVTRTVRLLSQLTQQVAVVQYPSLSRSSVRHVELVPLATSRLLVVLITTTGRVEQRVVETPVEVGDVLLGELRAQLNAETVGQRLSDAAGRLADLPERFTADNRPAVQAVLSALLESLVEQHEDRIVLGGTANLARFGPDFPLTIRPVLEALEEQMVLLRLLGEASDLSALTVRIGHENPHEALAATSVVSVGYGSENEALAKLGVLGPTRMDYPGTMGAVRAVARYVGRIVGDG
- a CDS encoding 16S rRNA (uracil(1498)-N(3))-methyltransferase, whose product is MSAPLFVVPSGRLVPGLVVVDGAEGRHAATVTRIAPGETVVLTDGSGRRGEGVVVSAGRDLVEVEVAEVVVEPAPQPRFVVVQALPKGDRGELAVETLTEIGVDVVVPWAASRCVTRWRDARGDKALAKWRTSARTAAKQSRRSRFPEVTGLVTTAEVTALLAAAALGGVLHESATQPLAAVELPVEGDVVVVVGPEGGLADDELAAFRGAGAAAYRFGDTVLRTSTAGTAALAVLSTKVRWR
- a CDS encoding ATP-binding cassette domain-containing protein, giving the protein MPEATVSLRGAAKSYRGTPALTGVDFDLQVGVVGLLGPNGAGKSTLLRVLATVLGVDDGSVRILGRDPSVGRERTEIRRRLGYLPQELGYPRGFTAYGFLDYLAVLKEWDDPDRRRAEVRRVLEQVGLGDQSGRRIRALSGGQKRRVGLAQALLGSPDLLILDEPTTGLDPEQRVSLRTVLAEVGRTSTVLVATHQTEDVAALCERVVVLDDGAVRFDGSVRDLVQAAAGRVWLSDAPDPAARTSWRTGSGRYRNLGSAPAGAEIAEPSLEDAYLLLRGVSADSDVAA
- the hemW gene encoding radical SAM family heme chaperone HemW — protein: MPSALPEGEDAPRDGALPGSALAGLGTRPFGVYVHVPFCATRCGYCDFNTYTATELGGGASQAAYAGTAVEEVRLARRVLGDADVAAATVFLGGGTPTLLPPGDLARLLGAVRDELGVRPDAEVTTEANPDSVDLADLERLREAGFTRVSFGMQSAVPHVLATLDRTHDPDRVPRVVAWARAAGFDGVSLDLIYGTPGESLEDWRTSLAAALDCRPDHLSAYALVVEEGTRLAAQVRRGEVPAPDDDDLADRYLLADEVLAAAGLQWYEVSNWSTTPDQRARHNEGYWLGHDWWGVGPGAHSHVGGTRWWNVRHPAAYAARLAETVSPALAREVLDEGSRRVERVLLGIRLRAGHPLEDLSSVGRAAAERAVSEGLLDPAAHENGRAALTLRGRLLADAVVRDLVD
- a CDS encoding long-chain fatty acid--CoA ligase — translated: MFLDRVAATPGGEAYRRPVGDSWERMTWGQAGERVTALAAGLVAMGIEPEQRIAILSSTRVDWVLADFAILCAGAATTTVYPTTNPEDVAYILADSGTRIAFAEDDAQVEKLRQQRDKLPDLAKVVTFDGTPDGDWVVSLDDLAALGTDLLAQNPTAVTDRVDATRPEHLATLIYTSGTTGRPKGVRLPHDCWVYEGVAVDETGLLTSDDVQYLWLPLSHSFGKVLLAAQLATGSSAAVDGRVDKIIDNLAVVAPTFMAAAPRIFEKVYGRVVTMAEDEGGVKLKIFRWAMGVGQEVSALRLAGKEPGGLLKAKHAVADKLVFSKLRARFGGNLRFLVSGSAALSRDIALFFHAADILILEGYGLTETSAGTFVNRPADYRFGTVGIPFPKTEVRIAEDGEVLLRGPGVMQGYHNLPEQTAEALDADGWLHTGDIGQLEDGRFLRITDRKKDMIKTSGGKYVAPQVIEVIFKGECALASQIVVHGDGRNYCTALVTLDPDALASWAHHRSLTGDYAVLSQHPDVHAEVAGAVEAVNAKINRWETVKDFRILDHDLSIEAGELTPSLKVKRRVVEDKHRDLLDAMYSRG
- a CDS encoding DUF3097 family protein, encoding MDRYPVDVLAQPRPGRRALSQVAADTDLVVEDAETGFCGAVVRWEKTPGGPTVTLEDRHGRHRVFPAGVGFLVEGRPVELVRPAAAAGPKAAPARRTASGSVAAPSARARVARASRIYVEGRHDAELVEKVWGDDLRVAGVVVEHLGGVDDLAAEVRGFAPGPGRRLGVLVDHLVPGTKEWRIAESVSSPHVLVLGHPYVDVWAAVRPSVLRIDSWPDVPRGTPWKEGVCAALGWPCATAADTAAAWRRILGAVRTYADLEPSLLGRVEELIDFVTGAVPVDEKG
- the dnaJ gene encoding molecular chaperone DnaJ → MAAQSADYYEVLGVSRDATPEDIKKAYRRLARQLHPDVNPGEEERFKEVTKAYEVLSDPRKRELHDLGGDPFSTGGGFGSGFGFSDIMDAFFGAGAGAARGPRPRQRRGQDALIHLEVDLAEATFGATRDLQVDTAATCPTCQGAGTAAGTSPRTCEICQGRGEVQQVTRSFLGQVMTSRPCANCQGFGTVIPQPCPDCGGDGRVRTRRTLSVKVPPGVDAGTRIQLAGEGEAGPGGGPAGDLFVEIVERPHPTFQRQGDDLHCTVTVPMTAAALGTTVTLETLDGPRPVEVRAGTQSGHAVTLAALGVAHLRRQGRGDLVVHVDVQTPTRIDAEQEELLRKLASLRGEDGPDVGQVASARQGFFNRLRDAFNER
- a CDS encoding DUF4870 domain-containing protein, whose product is MTQPPEPPPESTPRPPEPTPPPPGPPPGEAPYGQPSAGQPPAGQPGWQGQGAGFPEHQAAGQGQLSPADERTWGMLAHLSALLAAFVALAFLGPLLVMLIQGPKSEFVRRQSVEALNFQITTYIAAIISAILIVLLIGLILLPIVGIAWLVLTIMAGLAANRGEDYRYPFNIRLVK
- a CDS encoding GH1 family beta-glucosidase, whose translation is MTETTPTTTSTSTPTTSLTFPAGFSWGAATAAFQIEGATHEDGRTDSVWDTFARTPGKVLGGDTGDPACDHYHRMPQDVALLAELNLDTYRFSTSWARVRPDGGPPNQKGLDFYSRLVDELLAKGIRPWLTLYHWDLPQALEDQGGWTSRDTAYRFADYAQTVHDALGDRVPTWTTLNEPYCAALLGYAGGQHAPGRTEPRAAVAAVHHLLLAHGLGVQVLRDAGVGGETGSVGITLNLLPVSPADHASAADVDVARRVDGLQNRIWLDPVLRGRYPDDVLEDLAPYGVREVVQDGDLETIGAPIDVLGVNYYFTFTMRAAEQPRLPSEWVGAETATDTPEGLPVTAMGWEVEPSGLRDMLLRLQDEYPGTPLVVTENGAAFDDEVAPDGAVHDEDRRSYLEGHLRAAHEAIEAGVDLRGYLAWSLLDNFEWAFGYSRRFGIVRVDYETQERTVKDSARWYAEVARRNGF